CCCGCGTACGAGCCGGGCGCGGTGAACGCCGGGACGTCGAGGGAGAGCTGCGCGTCGACGGTGAACTCGCCGCCCGTGAGGGTGCCGTTCGGGGTGGAGGCGAGGGTCGCGCCGCCGCTGCCGACCGGTCCCGCCGAGCCTGCGGCGCAGGCGCTGGGGCTGCCCGCCTTGGCGGTGCAGGCGGGGGTCCAGGACAGGTTCCCGGCGCCGATGGCGCCGCCGGGGCCGGTGAAGTCGGTGACCTTGCCGGTCAGGGACCAGCCGGCGGGGCCGCCGCGGAAGTCCTTGACGGTCACCGTCTGGAGGGCGCCCTTGGCCGCGCCGCCCGCGCCGAAGTCGACGGAGGACAGCTGGACGGCGTCCCCGGCCTGGGTCATGGACAGCTCACCGGGGGTGACGGCCGCCGTGATCGTCTGGCTGTTCGGCGGCGCCGGCACGATCACCTTGTACGCGACGGGGCCCGCGCCCTTCTCCGGGTCCCAGGCCGCGCCCTCGTACGCCACGATCCCGGTGGTCGCCGGGTCGTTGACCTTCAGGCGCGCGGCGAAGCCGCCCTCGCTGTCGGTCGTGACGGTCATCTTGTCGGCGGTCTCCGCCGCTCCGGCGCGGCCGACGACGGTGACCTCGGTGAGCGGGGTGAACTTGGAGCCGGTGACGGTGACGCGGACGCCCGGGTCGCCGGAGGCGTTGTCGAGCTGGAGCGCGCGGGTGTTGGGGTGGGTGGCGGGGCTCGCGACGACCGTCTCGGAGACCGGGGCGGGCGGGTTGAGCACCGTACAGGGGGTGTCCAGCTCCATGAGGTAGCTGGTGTGGATGTTGTAGTCGCCGGGCGAGAGGGTGATCGAGCCGGCCTCGGTGGCGGTGAAGGTGCCCGTCATGGAGAAGGCCGGGAAGGAGCCCTTGCCGGGGACCGGCGGGTTCTTCTTGGGGCCGGTGACGGTGACCGTGCCGCTCTGGGCGCCGCCGAGGACCACCTTTCCGGTGGGCGTCATGATGTCGGCCGGGAGCGCGAGGTCGACGGGGTTGGACGCGGCGGGCTTGGTGACCGTGTAGGTGACGGTCACGGTCTCGCCGACCTTGGGGCTGGGCTTGTCCACCGTGATCTGGGCGGTGGTGGTGCCCTCGATGGGCGGGATGTTGGCGATCGGCGGCGGGACGCAGCGGGTCTGGAAGTCCACCGCCTGCGAGGTGGTCGCCGCGCCGGCCGGGGCGGCGAGCGCGCCGCCGGCGAACGCGAGGGCGGTGGCGCCGAGGACGGCGGTCCAGCGCCGTCTTCGGGCCGCCGCCCGGGATCGGGTGAGTGCCATGTGTGTGCCCCCTCCTGAGGGATGAGTGGGCGCCATTGACGGCTGCGGGCGGAGAGAAGTCAATGGAATCGAAATACACCGACTGATGACCCATCAGATACTGTCAAGATCGCGAGATCGATGGCGTTTCCGCAGGTCACGGCCGCACGAGCACGACAGAGACCGGTGTCACCCAGGGCGACACCGGTCCGGTTGGTACGGGCTCAGCTGAAGATGAACGGACCCGGCGACTGCGAGGTCACCGCGTCACAGTTCACCGTGACCCCGAAGATCACCATCTTGAGGGCGACCCCCGCGAAGTACGAGTTGAGGCTGTCGCCCGAGGCCACGGTCCCGCTGAGCGGGCCGATCTTGACGGACTGCCCGGCGGCGAGTGCCGGGTTCTTCTTCCCGGTGAAGACCCGGGTGCCGCCGCCGGCCTTGGCCATCGTCAGGGTGGAGCTGATCGTGTCGGCGCCGACCCCGACCGGGGTCGTGATGGCCGACGTGAGGGTGATGGTCGCGGCGGTGCCGCTCTGCGTGGCCGTGAGGTTGGCGGTGCCGCTGCCCCACGTGCCGCAGTCGTACGTCGCCGTGGCCGAGCCCGGCGACACGGCACCGGCCGTCGGGGCGAAGGCGAGTCCGGCGGCGGCGAGCGCCCCGGTGAGTACCGCGACGGTCCCTAAGGTGCTTCTGCTTCTCATGGCGAGTTCGAACCCCTTTCGATACCGAACGCAGGGGTGCGGACACTGCGTGAATGACGGGAGAACTGACGGTCCGTCGGACGAACCGCTGTCATTGACGCGCAGACGGCCGGGGAAGGCAAGAGAAGATGCGGTGATCCTTCACAAACACACAAGGGCGGCGGGGCCCGGCGCGTCGCCGGGCCCCGCCGCCCTGATCCCGCCCCTCGGCTCAGCCCGCGGTGACGGCCACCCGCAGCTTCCCGTCCGGACCCGCGAGCAGCACCGGGGTGTCCGGCCCGCCCAGGTCCCGTACCGCCGCGCGGTCCTCGTCCGAGGCGGCATCGGCGGTCGACACGACGGCCGCCGCCTCCAGGGACCGGGCGCCGCTGGCCACGGCCATCGCGACCGCGGTGCGCAGCGCGCTCAGCTTGAGCGACTCCAGCTCCACGGTGCCCGCCACATAGGTGCGGCCCGTCTCGTCGCGTACGGCCGCGCCCTCGGGCACGTCGTTACGGGCGCGGGCGCTCCGCGCCAGGGTGATGATCTTGAGGTCCTCGGCGCCGAGGTCGCCGTGCTCGCTGCTGAGTGTCATGCCCCGAGCATAGGTCGGAGCCCACGGGCACCCGGTCCTGGTCTCAGCCCGTGATCGGCTCCGGTCTCAGCCCGCGACCGCCCAGGGTCAGCCCGCCACCGCCCGGGGTCAGCCCGCGACCGCCCGGGGTCAGCCCGCGACCGGGTACATCGCCCCGCGGCGCCCCTCCGGCGACACCAGCCACTCCAGCTTCTCGGCCGTGTTCGCCTCCGGCATCGGGGTGTGCATCACGATGACCAGGTCCGGGCGGGCCGGGACCCGGAGCTGGGTGGCCTCGACGACCAGCGTCCCGACCAGCGGGTGCTCCATCTCCTTGCGGTTCTGGCCGCCCGGCAGGATGTCCCGCCGCTCCCACAGCTCCGCGAACTCCGGGCTCGCCTCCTTGGCCGACTCGACCACCGCCTGGAAGCCCTCGTCGTCCGGGCACTCCGAGCAGGCCGAGCGGAACTGGGCGACGACCTTCGGCGCGAGCTCCTCCCAGCGCGTCGACCGCGAGCGGTACAGGGGGTCCGTGAAGAAGGCGATCAGGCAGTTCTGCACGATCTCCTGGCGCATCCCGAGCACGATCGCCGCCGCCTCGTTCCACATCACGGTGTTCCAGTACTGGTCCATGATGTGCGCGGGGAACGGCATCCACGCGTCGATGAGCCGCCGAAGCCCGTGGCACATGTCCCGGTCCTCCGGGGCCGGTTCGAGCGCCGGCGGGTTCAGCGCCGCCAGGACGTACAAGTGGCGGCGCTCGGCCGGGCTCAGCCGCAGCACCCGCGCCACCGAGTCGAGGACCTGCGGGGAGACGGTGATGTCCCGGCCCTGCTCCAGCCACTGGTACCAGGAGACCCCGACGCCCGCGAGGACGGCGACCTCCTCGCGGCGCAGGCCCGGGGTGCGGCGGCGGGCGCCGCCGTCCGGGAGTCCCGCCTCGGCCGGGCTGACCCGGGCCCGACGGCTCATCAGGAACTCGCGCAGTTCGCCGAGTCGGTGCTGCTTCGCGCTGGCGCTCTCGAGAGCGGTGGCCACGTGTGCTTCCTCCCCCTGGACGCATGGTGGATGCCGGTGGTGCCTGGTGGTGCCTGGTGGTGCGACCAACAGGATAAGTACCCGCTCCCCGCCTTTGTTCCCGTCCCCCGAAGGTGGGGACATGGCAACGACGACCTCCCCGCCCGAGTCCCCCACCTCCTCCTCCACCACCCCGGCCGCTCCCCCGGCCCTCACCGGCCGCGACCGGCTCGTCCTCTTCGTCCTGTGCGCCGCCCAGTTCATGGTGGCGCTCGACTTCTCCGTCCTGAACGTCGCCCTGCCCGTCCTCGGCGCCGACCTCCGCTTCGACCCGTCCGGCCTCCAGTGGGCGGTCACCGCCTTCGCCCTGCCGTCCGGCGGCTTCCTGCTGCTCTTCGGCCGGATCGGCGACCTCTTCGGCCGCAAGAAGCTCTTCCTCTCCGGTCTCGTGCTCTTCGGCGCGGCCTCCCTGCTCGCCACCCTCGCCTGGAGCCCGGGCGCCTTCCTCGCCGGCCGCGCCCTCCAGGGCCTCGGCGCGGCGGCGATCGTGCCGACCGGCATGGCGCTGCTCACCACCGCCTTCCCCGAGGGTCCGCTGCGGGCGAGGGCGCTGGGCATCTCCGGCACCCTGATGTCGCTCGGCTTCACCATCGGCATGGTGCTCGGCGGCGTCATGACCGACACCCTCGGCTGGCGCTCCACGATGGGCCTGCTCGCCGTCTTCACCCTGATCGTGCTGCCGCTCGCCCCGGGCCTGCTGCCCGAGTCCCGCACCCCCGAGCGGCCCCGCCTGGACGTGCCCGGCGCGCTGACCGTCACCGGCGGTCTGCTGTCCCTGATCTACGCCCTGACGACGGCCGCGGAGCGCGGTTTCGGCGGCGTGGACGTCCCCGTCGCCCTCGCCCTGGGCGTGCTGCTGCTCGTGGCCTTCGGCGTGATCGAGTCCCGGCACCCGGCCCCGCTGGTCTCGCTGCCGGTGCTGCGCCGCCGTACCGTCGCCTTCGGCAACCTGGGCGGTCTGGTCACCTTCTCGATGATGTCGACGATCGTCTTCGTGCTGACCCTGTACCTGCAGGAGACCCTCGGCCTCTCGGCCTTCGCCTCCGGCATCGTCTTCGGCGTCCAGGGCGCGGTCTCGGTCCTCGCCGGCATGTTCACCCCGAAGGTGATCGGCCGGTTCGGCGCCCAGCGCACCCTGGTGGTCTCGCTGCTCGGCCAGGGCCTGCTGACCGCCGCGCTGCTCGGCATCGGCCGGGAGTCCGGCGCGGTCCTGGCGACCGTGGCCGTTTCGGTGGCGTCGATGCTGCACCTCGGCGCGATCATCTCGTACGGCGTGAC
The DNA window shown above is from Streptomyces vietnamensis and carries:
- a CDS encoding cytidine deaminase; this encodes MTLSSEHGDLGAEDLKIITLARSARARNDVPEGAAVRDETGRTYVAGTVELESLKLSALRTAVAMAVASGARSLEAAAVVSTADAASDEDRAAVRDLGGPDTPVLLAGPDGKLRVAVTAG
- a CDS encoding MFS transporter; its protein translation is MATTTSPPESPTSSSTTPAAPPALTGRDRLVLFVLCAAQFMVALDFSVLNVALPVLGADLRFDPSGLQWAVTAFALPSGGFLLLFGRIGDLFGRKKLFLSGLVLFGAASLLATLAWSPGAFLAGRALQGLGAAAIVPTGMALLTTAFPEGPLRARALGISGTLMSLGFTIGMVLGGVMTDTLGWRSTMGLLAVFTLIVLPLAPGLLPESRTPERPRLDVPGALTVTGGLLSLIYALTTAAERGFGGVDVPVALALGVLLLVAFGVIESRHPAPLVSLPVLRRRTVAFGNLGGLVTFSMMSTIVFVLTLYLQETLGLSAFASGIVFGVQGAVSVLAGMFTPKVIGRFGAQRTLVVSLLGQGLLTAALLGIGRESGAVLATVAVSVASMLHLGAIISYGVTVTSGVRDEEQGLATGLVTTTQQVGLTVGIPLLGVLATTGSDLFAGVRTVIALDAAIVVGAAALIALGLRRRS
- a CDS encoding helix-turn-helix transcriptional regulator is translated as MSRRARVSPAEAGLPDGGARRRTPGLRREEVAVLAGVGVSWYQWLEQGRDITVSPQVLDSVARVLRLSPAERRHLYVLAALNPPALEPAPEDRDMCHGLRRLIDAWMPFPAHIMDQYWNTVMWNEAAAIVLGMRQEIVQNCLIAFFTDPLYRSRSTRWEELAPKVVAQFRSACSECPDDEGFQAVVESAKEASPEFAELWERRDILPGGQNRKEMEHPLVGTLVVEATQLRVPARPDLVIVMHTPMPEANTAEKLEWLVSPEGRRGAMYPVAG
- a CDS encoding beta-xylosidase; the protein is MALTRSRAAARRRRWTAVLGATALAFAGGALAAPAGAATTSQAVDFQTRCVPPPIANIPPIEGTTTAQITVDKPSPKVGETVTVTYTVTKPAASNPVDLALPADIMTPTGKVVLGGAQSGTVTVTGPKKNPPVPGKGSFPAFSMTGTFTATEAGSITLSPGDYNIHTSYLMELDTPCTVLNPPAPVSETVVASPATHPNTRALQLDNASGDPGVRVTVTGSKFTPLTEVTVVGRAGAAETADKMTVTTDSEGGFAARLKVNDPATTGIVAYEGAAWDPEKGAGPVAYKVIVPAPPNSQTITAAVTPGELSMTQAGDAVQLSSVDFGAGGAAKGALQTVTVKDFRGGPAGWSLTGKVTDFTGPGGAIGAGNLSWTPACTAKAGSPSACAAGSAGPVGSGGATLASTPNGTLTGGEFTVDAQLSLDVPAFTAPGSYAGVLTLTLS